A part of Desulfofundulus salinus genomic DNA contains:
- a CDS encoding methylamine methyltransferase corrinoid protein reductive activase, with the protein MSYGIALDLGTSGFRGQAIELDSGDVLATVITSRHPVPGANVMDHLNFAVDFGLEIAHNLVVSAVNQIIECLGVPLEKVTRLAVCGNPIQLSLFEEIEIRDLAYAGERKKRALGVIPPSRDAKLLPANQIRGLALLPEAEVYIPPAVRHEIGADALAMMIFSGLLDRSEITLVTDYGTNAEMALKVGDEIFTGSCAAGPALEGQHINYGMLAAPGAISDVCAEGPGHRSYVLDENLIPQAGDLNDLARGTVLEKGSLNATGITGTGVVALIYEGLRASLIRLPEIKVSNGFLHLANGVTFSKRDLEEAGKAIGALRAGYLTLAKEAGIAVKDIQCAYMAGASGTYVDAFKAHQIGMVPPAVKKIYQIGNTSLALARQLVRQPALLSELQDLAGKLRARHCMFGMSKDFANAYLLELSFWGEGMPWEQYWKLAKSFKLPELPLPEGAPEIHRIMSRDIEVLGQRGLHVIEQVGNVYHSFFPGCQLCGFCVEECPEKALDTSETNEDRGGLFCLRADRCNGTACLRCERVCPEKVFSLKKFLGR; encoded by the coding sequence ATGTCTTACGGAATTGCTCTTGACCTGGGAACCAGCGGCTTTCGGGGGCAGGCCATCGAACTTGACAGCGGCGACGTGCTGGCTACCGTAATCACTTCTCGCCATCCCGTACCGGGTGCAAACGTCATGGATCACCTGAACTTTGCCGTTGATTTTGGGCTGGAGATCGCCCACAACCTGGTTGTCTCGGCTGTCAACCAGATTATCGAATGCCTGGGGGTTCCTTTAGAGAAAGTTACCAGACTGGCAGTTTGCGGAAATCCCATTCAATTATCCCTGTTTGAAGAAATCGAAATTCGCGACCTGGCCTACGCCGGCGAACGCAAGAAAAGGGCACTGGGTGTGATTCCCCCCAGCCGGGACGCCAAGCTCCTCCCGGCAAACCAGATCCGCGGGTTGGCTTTGCTCCCGGAGGCAGAGGTATATATTCCGCCGGCGGTCAGACACGAGATCGGTGCGGACGCCCTGGCCATGATGATTTTTTCAGGCCTTCTGGACAGGTCAGAGATCACCCTGGTGACCGACTACGGGACCAATGCGGAAATGGCCCTCAAAGTGGGCGATGAAATCTTCACGGGATCTTGTGCCGCCGGACCAGCTCTGGAAGGACAGCACATCAACTACGGAATGCTGGCGGCGCCGGGAGCAATTTCCGACGTCTGCGCCGAAGGCCCGGGCCACCGCTCATACGTTTTGGATGAAAACCTTATACCGCAAGCGGGCGACCTGAACGATCTTGCCCGGGGTACCGTCCTGGAAAAGGGATCCCTGAACGCAACCGGGATTACGGGCACAGGTGTTGTGGCGCTAATTTACGAAGGACTGCGGGCCAGCCTCATCCGCCTTCCCGAAATCAAAGTCAGCAACGGCTTCCTTCACCTGGCTAACGGAGTTACCTTCAGCAAGCGCGATCTGGAGGAGGCCGGAAAAGCAATCGGCGCTCTGCGGGCCGGCTACCTGACGCTGGCCAAAGAAGCGGGGATTGCGGTGAAAGATATCCAATGTGCGTACATGGCCGGGGCCTCAGGAACTTACGTAGATGCCTTTAAGGCCCACCAGATTGGCATGGTTCCCCCGGCCGTAAAAAAGATTTACCAGATCGGCAATACTTCTCTTGCCTTAGCCAGACAGCTGGTCCGGCAACCTGCGTTGCTGTCCGAACTACAAGACCTGGCGGGGAAGTTAAGGGCCCGGCACTGCATGTTCGGGATGTCGAAAGACTTTGCCAACGCCTACCTGTTAGAGCTATCTTTCTGGGGAGAAGGAATGCCCTGGGAGCAATACTGGAAACTGGCGAAGTCCTTTAAATTACCCGAGCTTCCGTTGCCGGAAGGAGCTCCTGAAATCCACCGGATAATGTCCCGAGATATTGAAGTGCTCGGTCAACGGGGGCTTCACGTGATCGAGCAAGTCGGCAATGTATACCACTCATTTTTCCCCGGTTGCCAGTTGTGCGGGTTTTGCGTGGAAGAGTGCCCGGAAAAGGCCCTGGACACATCGGAAACCAACGAAGACAGGGGCGGCTTGTTTTGCCTGAGAGCCGACCGCTGCAATGGAACCGCCTGCCTGCGCTGTGAACGAGTTTGTCCAGAAAAAGTTTTTTCTCTAAAGAAATTCCTGGGCCGCTGA
- a CDS encoding ASKHA domain-containing protein, translating to MQHQVIFQPSGRRGMVERGITLLEAARELGVDIENLCGGAKVCGKCKVKIEEGFFEKFGIDSSMAHLSPLQEEERDCLTEAELADNYRLACCCEVLGDVLVFVPEESRGAKQVVLETGKERKFNLNPAVRKYYVEMPEATLEDHRGDFERLREALHEQHGLPADLEIDYFVLRDLPNVVREGQWKVTATVWNNSEIIRVEPGMKDTLVGLAVDIGTTTVAAYLCDLRTGQVLVVDSMMNPQVRYGEDVLSRITYSMMNEDGLEKMHQAIIEGLNTLAQRMTEKVGLLPTDIVDMTLVFNTAMQHIALCIDPKFLGRSPFAPGTKQSRNIKARDLGVNICRAAIIHTLPVESGFVGPDNVAVLIAEEPYREPEKIRLIIDIGTNGEIDLGNERRLLCTSCATGPALEGAQIKFGMRAAPGAIEKIRINPETLEVSYKVIGQEQWYPEIQKTEAKGICGSGIIDMVAQLFRSGVIDRSGRFNMKINHPRVRRGADGKPEFVVAWAEETAIGKDITFTQGDVRAVQLAKAALYVGAKYLMEKLGVDKVDSVTLAGAFGSYIDRESAMVIGMFPDCDLENVQAVGNAAGDGAKLALLDVGKREEAAWIARRVEFVETAIEPDFQTRFAAAMALPHSTDKFPHIQHILDAIPKR from the coding sequence GTGCAGCACCAGGTAATCTTTCAGCCTTCCGGCCGCCGGGGAATGGTGGAGCGCGGCATCACCCTGCTGGAAGCGGCCAGGGAACTGGGTGTGGACATTGAAAACCTCTGTGGCGGCGCCAAGGTCTGCGGCAAATGCAAGGTAAAAATCGAAGAGGGTTTTTTTGAAAAATTCGGCATCGACTCCAGCATGGCTCATCTTTCCCCACTCCAGGAGGAAGAAAGGGATTGCCTTACCGAAGCGGAACTGGCGGACAACTACCGCCTGGCCTGCTGCTGCGAAGTGCTGGGCGATGTGCTGGTCTTCGTGCCTGAAGAAAGCCGGGGAGCCAAGCAGGTGGTGCTGGAAACCGGCAAGGAACGGAAATTTAACCTGAACCCCGCCGTGCGCAAATATTATGTGGAAATGCCGGAAGCCACCCTGGAGGACCACCGGGGTGATTTCGAGCGCCTGCGGGAAGCCCTCCACGAGCAGCACGGCCTGCCGGCGGACCTGGAAATCGACTACTTTGTGCTGCGGGACCTGCCCAATGTGGTCCGGGAAGGCCAGTGGAAGGTGACGGCGACCGTTTGGAACAACAGTGAAATTATCCGGGTGGAGCCCGGAATGAAGGATACCCTGGTCGGCCTGGCGGTGGACATCGGTACCACCACGGTGGCCGCCTACCTCTGCGATTTGCGCACCGGCCAGGTGCTGGTGGTTGACTCCATGATGAACCCCCAGGTGCGCTACGGCGAAGATGTGCTCTCCCGGATTACCTATTCCATGATGAATGAAGACGGCCTGGAGAAAATGCACCAGGCCATTATCGAAGGGCTGAACACCCTGGCCCAGCGCATGACCGAAAAGGTCGGCCTTTTGCCCACCGATATCGTAGATATGACCCTGGTCTTTAACACCGCCATGCAGCATATCGCCCTCTGTATTGATCCCAAATTCCTCGGCCGTTCCCCCTTTGCACCGGGAACCAAGCAATCAAGGAACATCAAGGCCCGGGACCTGGGTGTTAACATCTGCCGCGCTGCCATTATCCATACCCTTCCCGTGGAATCGGGCTTTGTCGGTCCGGACAACGTGGCCGTGCTCATTGCCGAGGAACCTTACCGGGAACCGGAGAAAATCCGCCTCATCATTGACATCGGTACCAACGGTGAGATCGATCTGGGCAACGAAAGGCGCCTGCTCTGCACTTCCTGCGCCACCGGCCCGGCCCTGGAAGGGGCCCAGATCAAGTTCGGCATGCGTGCCGCACCGGGAGCCATTGAAAAGATACGCATCAACCCCGAAACCCTGGAGGTTTCTTACAAGGTCATCGGACAGGAGCAGTGGTACCCGGAAATTCAAAAAACTGAGGCCAAAGGCATTTGTGGTTCCGGGATTATCGATATGGTGGCTCAGCTGTTCCGTTCCGGCGTCATTGATCGCTCCGGCCGGTTTAACATGAAGATCAATCACCCCCGGGTCCGCCGCGGTGCCGACGGTAAACCGGAGTTTGTGGTGGCCTGGGCCGAGGAAACGGCCATCGGCAAGGATATCACCTTTACCCAGGGGGACGTGCGCGCAGTGCAGCTGGCCAAGGCGGCCCTTTATGTGGGTGCCAAATACCTGATGGAGAAGCTGGGCGTGGATAAGGTGGACAGCGTAACCCTGGCCGGTGCCTTTGGCAGTTACATCGACCGGGAAAGCGCCATGGTCATCGGCATGTTCCCGGACTGTGATCTGGAAAACGTGCAGGCCGTGGGCAACGCTGCCGGGGACGGTGCCAAGCTGGCCCTTCTGGACGTGGGCAAGCGGGAAGAGGCGGCCTGGATTGCCCGGCGTGTGGAATTTGTGGAGACGGCCATTGAGCCGGACTTTCAGACCCGCTTTGCCGCCGCCATGGCGTTACCGCACTCAACGGATAAATTCCCGCACATCCAGCACATTCTGGATGCCATTCCCAAACGCTAA
- a CDS encoding 4Fe-4S double cluster binding domain-containing protein, which produces MAMERALKHSLTSFEIKRYLLELGATLVGFGDVSRGLAGELRHLPVAISLAIRHPSPERNLIHTTRGPVYSNRYEQVDLMLEQLQKRVVNLLKSHGFKCLAIPPDSHRHDTRFVARLYPLFPHKTAATCAGLGWIGKNGLLVNETYGPRLSWATVLTNAPLEVCATPYVSGRCGKCRRCVEACPAGAITDREWVRDEGLVPHIDVEACRRQLEKNRQQVGEDICGLCILACPRGKTQLKELRDGRWRR; this is translated from the coding sequence ATGGCCATGGAAAGGGCACTAAAACATTCCCTGACTTCCTTTGAAATAAAAAGATACTTGCTGGAACTGGGGGCAACCCTGGTGGGTTTTGGCGATGTGAGCCGGGGCCTGGCCGGGGAACTACGGCACCTGCCGGTAGCCATTTCCCTGGCCATCCGGCATCCTTCTCCCGAGAGAAACTTGATCCATACGACCCGGGGGCCTGTTTATTCCAACCGTTATGAACAGGTAGATTTAATGCTGGAACAACTCCAAAAACGGGTGGTTAACCTGTTAAAAAGCCATGGATTTAAATGCCTGGCCATACCTCCCGATTCCCACCGGCATGATACCAGGTTTGTAGCCCGCCTGTACCCCCTCTTTCCCCACAAGACGGCGGCCACCTGCGCCGGCCTGGGCTGGATCGGTAAGAACGGCCTTCTGGTGAACGAAACCTACGGCCCCCGCTTGAGCTGGGCTACGGTGCTGACCAACGCTCCTCTGGAGGTCTGCGCTACCCCCTATGTTTCCGGCCGCTGCGGCAAATGCCGCCGCTGTGTTGAAGCCTGCCCTGCGGGAGCCATTACTGACCGGGAGTGGGTGCGGGATGAAGGGCTGGTGCCCCATATCGATGTGGAGGCCTGCCGACGTCAGCTGGAGAAAAACCGGCAGCAGGTGGGGGAGGATATTTGCGGCCTCTGTATTCTGGCCTGCCCACGGGGTAAAACGCAGTTGAAAGAATTGAGGGATGGCCGGTGGCGAAGGTAG
- a CDS encoding uroporphyrinogen decarboxylase family protein encodes MKAKERILGLLEGRQADRVACFSGMGTVWGQALKEYGYHFAEVHHAPDKLAQVAVFPAQAYEYECAVIPFDICIEAETLGCEVNFYPGHKKVLYPKIVRQVISTENDLSLPVPDRVGDRARVPIVTEAIQRVKELAGDKVPVGSYVMGPYTLAGQVMDINMLLRLTIRKPEKIMDLLSRLTELILKLCACYEEAGVDYLTVREMSATTDILPPQIFTKMIKPHLKNIMANIRVPKILHICGNSLPVIHEMLDCGANAISVENKNGLAETRARAGPEPLIFGNLDGYGVLVNGTPQDVEAEVVRCLVEGSDGLWPSCEISLEAPEENLIAMIKATKNNGDKLWFRAKLRQGNS; translated from the coding sequence ATGAAGGCAAAAGAGCGCATCCTGGGGCTATTAGAAGGCAGGCAGGCCGATCGCGTGGCCTGCTTCAGCGGGATGGGCACAGTTTGGGGGCAGGCCCTTAAGGAATATGGCTACCATTTCGCCGAGGTTCACCACGCACCCGACAAATTGGCTCAGGTGGCTGTATTTCCCGCACAGGCGTATGAGTATGAATGTGCGGTGATCCCCTTTGACATATGCATAGAGGCAGAAACCCTGGGGTGTGAAGTCAATTTTTATCCCGGGCACAAGAAGGTTCTTTATCCGAAAATCGTTCGCCAGGTTATTTCCACAGAAAACGATCTCTCTTTGCCGGTTCCCGATCGGGTAGGCGACAGGGCCCGTGTTCCCATTGTTACCGAGGCCATCCAGCGGGTAAAAGAACTGGCCGGCGATAAGGTACCTGTCGGATCATATGTGATGGGACCCTATACCCTGGCCGGGCAGGTTATGGACATAAACATGCTCCTGCGGCTAACCATCCGCAAACCGGAAAAAATCATGGATTTACTTTCCAGGCTGACGGAATTAATTCTCAAGCTATGTGCCTGCTACGAAGAAGCAGGCGTGGATTACCTTACCGTGCGGGAAATGAGCGCTACCACAGACATTTTACCCCCCCAGATTTTTACCAAAATGATTAAACCTCACTTAAAAAACATCATGGCCAATATACGGGTGCCAAAGATTCTCCACATCTGCGGCAATTCGCTGCCGGTTATTCACGAAATGCTGGATTGCGGAGCAAATGCCATCAGCGTCGAAAATAAAAACGGCCTGGCGGAAACAAGGGCGCGGGCCGGGCCAGAACCACTTATCTTCGGTAACCTTGATGGTTACGGGGTTTTGGTTAATGGAACTCCGCAGGACGTGGAAGCAGAGGTGGTTCGGTGCCTCGTGGAAGGTTCTGACGGTCTCTGGCCCAGTTGTGAAATCTCCCTTGAGGCTCCAGAAGAAAACCTGATCGCCATGATCAAAGCGACCAAAAACAATGGGGATAAATTATGGTTTAGAGCGAAACTTCGTCAGGGTAACAGTTAA
- a CDS encoding pyridoxamine 5'-phosphate oxidase family protein, with amino-acid sequence MPKITEEMRNMVEKEQCFIVTADKTGQPSAAPKGSMLVLDEQTMAYGELVGKQTYRNLLENPKVAVVVTDRQALKGYRFMGRAELLSEGTLYDRFAEKFAQMGLPRPKAAVKIIVEEIYDLSVRNPGEKIS; translated from the coding sequence ATGCCTAAAATTACTGAAGAAATGAGGAATATGGTTGAAAAGGAGCAGTGTTTTATTGTTACCGCCGATAAAACGGGGCAGCCTTCTGCTGCCCCCAAGGGCTCCATGCTGGTGCTTGATGAGCAAACGATGGCCTACGGGGAACTGGTAGGCAAACAGACCTACCGCAACTTGCTGGAAAATCCGAAGGTGGCGGTAGTGGTTACCGACCGCCAGGCGTTGAAAGGCTACCGGTTCATGGGCCGGGCTGAGCTGCTCTCCGAAGGGACACTTTATGACCGTTTTGCCGAAAAGTTTGCTCAAATGGGCCTGCCCAGGCCGAAGGCAGCGGTCAAAATTATCGTGGAAGAAATTTACGATTTGTCAGTGCGCAACCCGGGTGAAAAAATCAGTTAA
- a CDS encoding corrinoid protein, with the protein MTPEREKEILERLAEAVLNYDEDAVRQLAQEALDEGMDANKAVFDGMVEGMKKAGDLYEQQEYFVPELLMCADAMYAGLEILRPHMQAKKDDSKVKGQVVMGVVQGDVHDIGKNLVKIMFEAAGFEVHDLGKDVPLEKFVEEQLRTDSEIVALSAMMTTTMVGMKDIIKAIKEKNPKARIMIGGAPVTDEIADRFGADGYAKDASNALKEAINMIASLREL; encoded by the coding sequence ATGACACCGGAGAGGGAAAAAGAAATTCTGGAGAGGCTGGCCGAGGCCGTGCTGAATTATGATGAGGACGCTGTGCGCCAGCTTGCTCAGGAGGCATTAGATGAAGGCATGGACGCAAATAAAGCCGTTTTTGACGGTATGGTAGAAGGAATGAAGAAGGCCGGTGACCTGTATGAACAACAGGAATACTTTGTCCCCGAGCTTCTCATGTGCGCCGATGCTATGTACGCCGGTCTGGAAATACTCCGCCCCCATATGCAGGCAAAGAAGGATGATAGTAAAGTTAAAGGCCAGGTGGTCATGGGAGTAGTGCAGGGAGACGTACACGATATCGGCAAAAACCTGGTGAAGATCATGTTTGAGGCAGCCGGTTTTGAGGTGCACGACCTGGGTAAAGACGTGCCTTTAGAAAAGTTTGTGGAGGAACAACTGAGAACTGATTCGGAGATTGTTGCCCTCTCGGCCATGATGACCACCACCATGGTGGGCATGAAAGATATTATTAAAGCTATTAAGGAGAAGAACCCCAAGGCCAGGATTATGATTGGCGGCGCTCCGGTAACCGATGAGATTGCCGACCGTTTTGGCGCGGACGGTTATGCCAAAGATGCCAGCAACGCCCTGAAGGAAGCCATAAACATGATCGCTTCTTTGAGAGAGTTGTAG
- a CDS encoding tetrahydromethanopterin S-methyltransferase subunit H family protein — protein MFKLSRPQRVCRIGRWNIGGQPGENPPLLISSMFHNGDRILESRKERKFDREKAKEYVKRQEELSAQTGVPALVAMVATSLDEMKTYIDFFLSISDQPFGIDMWVEKTRLEVAEYIAQLGIQDRVLYNSITPWDKDIPGQVARLKELGIKHVVVQAFNQEDQTPKGRVSGLRKMLDIIGEDTFETILVDTAVMNLPSTSFSCIAARMVKEEFGWPAGVASSNGTYMWKAAREMWGSDGFNAMNAAGQAIAALLWSDLLFTGPIVNIPKIIPAITTASLMLATLVYDETGKLPSNQEHPLYKFFADFVKQLQ, from the coding sequence ATGTTTAAACTGAGCCGTCCCCAGCGGGTGTGCCGTATCGGCCGGTGGAATATCGGGGGGCAGCCCGGGGAAAACCCGCCCCTTTTGATTTCCTCCATGTTTCACAATGGTGATAGAATTCTGGAGTCCCGCAAGGAAAGGAAATTCGACCGGGAAAAGGCAAAAGAATATGTTAAACGGCAGGAAGAACTTTCGGCCCAAACGGGGGTGCCGGCCCTGGTGGCCATGGTGGCCACTTCTCTGGACGAGATGAAGACCTACATTGACTTTTTCCTGAGCATCAGCGATCAGCCCTTCGGGATCGACATGTGGGTGGAAAAAACCCGGCTGGAAGTGGCTGAATACATTGCTCAGCTGGGCATCCAGGACCGGGTGCTGTACAACAGCATCACCCCCTGGGATAAGGACATCCCCGGCCAGGTGGCCCGCTTGAAGGAGCTGGGCATCAAGCACGTGGTGGTGCAGGCCTTCAACCAGGAGGACCAGACCCCCAAAGGACGGGTAAGCGGGTTGAGAAAGATGCTGGACATAATTGGCGAGGATACCTTTGAAACCATCCTGGTGGATACTGCGGTGATGAACCTGCCCTCCACCTCCTTCTCCTGCATTGCCGCCCGGATGGTCAAGGAAGAGTTCGGCTGGCCCGCCGGGGTGGCTTCCTCCAACGGCACCTACATGTGGAAGGCGGCCCGGGAAATGTGGGGTAGCGACGGCTTTAACGCCATGAATGCCGCCGGCCAGGCCATTGCCGCACTGCTCTGGAGCGATCTGCTGTTCACCGGCCCCATCGTCAACATTCCGAAAATTATCCCTGCCATCACCACCGCCAGTCTGATGCTGGCAACCCTGGTTTACGACGAGACGGGTAAATTGCCGTCCAACCAGGAGCACCCCCTGTACAAATTCTTTGCAGACTTTGTGAAACAGCTGCAGTGA
- a CDS encoding CobW family GTP-binding protein yields MLVDIVNGFLGSGKTTFIQNLVKKLVPLERIVILVNDFGEVGIDGALLAQDDLDVVELASGCICCSLAADLGRQLLDIATKVRPDRVIVEPTGVATIQGLLSVIGSLRLEKYIEAVKVILLIDAAEFKDFHAGYRTFVESQISLADIVIINKCDLVSAAEAREIRKTISTVNRRATVVETTFGQVALEQMGAPPTPGDLPGGGGDECLRHHHHHHHEKRLPTYQSFSREYEGVFDLKSLQNYFQSLNSLPQGKVVRAKGIFRCPEGWYRIDFVPATGTKTIPVTYNFDNSKVLIIGLDLNHLPLAGNLEKCRVNPAGRTGV; encoded by the coding sequence TTGCTGGTTGATATCGTTAACGGTTTCCTGGGCAGCGGCAAAACCACCTTTATTCAGAACCTGGTCAAAAAGCTGGTTCCACTCGAACGGATCGTCATCCTGGTGAACGACTTCGGTGAAGTAGGTATTGACGGGGCATTGCTTGCTCAAGATGATCTGGACGTGGTGGAACTGGCCAGCGGTTGTATCTGCTGCAGCCTGGCAGCCGATTTGGGCAGGCAATTGCTCGATATCGCAACCAAAGTCAGGCCCGACCGGGTGATTGTTGAGCCGACAGGTGTGGCCACAATCCAGGGATTGCTCTCCGTCATCGGCAGCCTGCGTCTGGAAAAGTATATTGAGGCGGTAAAAGTGATCCTTCTCATTGATGCGGCCGAATTTAAGGATTTCCACGCTGGCTACCGTACTTTTGTGGAATCCCAAATTTCCCTGGCCGACATCGTTATCATCAATAAATGCGATCTGGTTTCCGCCGCTGAAGCCCGGGAGATCCGGAAAACGATATCAACAGTCAACCGGCGGGCAACCGTTGTGGAAACTACTTTTGGACAGGTCGCCCTGGAGCAAATGGGTGCCCCACCTACTCCGGGGGACCTGCCTGGTGGTGGCGGAGACGAATGTCTCCGCCACCACCACCATCACCACCATGAAAAACGGCTCCCGACCTACCAGAGCTTTTCCCGGGAATACGAAGGAGTTTTTGATTTAAAGAGCCTCCAAAACTATTTTCAAAGTTTGAACAGCTTGCCCCAGGGTAAAGTCGTACGTGCAAAGGGTATCTTCCGGTGCCCGGAAGGGTGGTACCGGATCGATTTTGTCCCGGCGACCGGTACGAAGACAATTCCCGTGACGTATAATTTTGACAACAGCAAGGTATTAATCATCGGCCTGGATTTGAATCATTTGCCGCTTGCCGGAAATCTGGAAAAGTGCCGGGTGAATCCTGCCGGGAGAACGGGGGTATAA
- a CDS encoding MtaA/CmuA family methyltransferase, with translation MSMTPRERVLGLFEGREVDRMACYSGMGNVTTAGLEQLGYKFAEVHTDPVKMANSAATSYKLFGYECAVVPYDLCVEAEALGCVMNAYEDVAHLLYPTIKEKLIHSPDEITGVTIPDNIAERGRFPLVMEAISLLKKDIGDEVAIGSWLLGPFTLAGQLMDLNDLFKLVFKKPNEVNILLDRLADLIITMAARYREAGADYITIREMGAPTDVLSPRSFRQVIKPHLEKIFKNIPSPKILHICGDTNLIIGLMNECGADAISVETKNDLAKTRATIGPEPLLFGHVDGYNVLCNGTPEDVEKAVLASIEGGVDAVWPSCDIWPTAPLENLRTMVDTVKKYGSEKWARKNR, from the coding sequence ATGTCCATGACTCCGCGGGAAAGAGTGTTGGGCTTGTTTGAAGGAAGAGAAGTGGACCGCATGGCCTGTTACAGTGGTATGGGCAATGTGACCACGGCAGGCCTGGAACAGCTGGGCTACAAGTTTGCCGAAGTGCACACGGATCCGGTAAAAATGGCCAATTCGGCGGCCACTTCCTACAAGCTGTTTGGTTATGAGTGTGCCGTCGTTCCCTATGATCTGTGCGTGGAAGCGGAGGCCCTGGGCTGCGTCATGAACGCCTATGAGGACGTGGCGCACCTTTTATATCCGACCATTAAGGAGAAGCTGATCCACTCCCCGGATGAAATAACCGGGGTGACCATTCCGGACAATATAGCCGAGCGGGGTCGTTTCCCTCTGGTGATGGAGGCCATTTCCCTGCTCAAAAAAGACATTGGCGATGAAGTGGCCATCGGTTCCTGGCTGTTAGGTCCCTTTACCCTGGCCGGCCAGTTGATGGACTTGAACGACCTGTTCAAGCTGGTCTTTAAAAAACCCAATGAAGTGAATATTTTACTGGACAGGCTGGCCGACCTGATCATCACCATGGCCGCCAGATACCGGGAGGCCGGGGCGGACTATATCACCATCCGGGAAATGGGCGCTCCCACTGACGTGCTCAGCCCGCGGAGCTTCCGCCAGGTCATTAAACCGCATCTGGAGAAGATCTTTAAAAACATTCCGTCGCCGAAAATCCTGCACATCTGCGGGGATACCAACCTGATTATCGGATTGATGAACGAGTGCGGTGCCGACGCCATCAGCGTGGAGACGAAAAACGACCTGGCCAAGACCCGGGCCACCATTGGTCCTGAACCGCTGCTCTTCGGCCATGTGGACGGCTACAATGTGCTCTGCAACGGTACTCCGGAAGACGTGGAGAAAGCCGTCCTGGCCAGTATCGAAGGGGGAGTGGACGCCGTCTGGCCTTCCTGCGACATCTGGCCCACCGCCCCCCTGGAGAACCTGCGCACCATGGTGGACACCGTCAAAAAATACGGTTCGGAAAAGTGGGCACGCAAGAACAGGTAA
- a CDS encoding cobalamin B12-binding domain-containing protein, which produces MYFLDDYSGIFVRYDLKRERGEAKAVAVEDEALQQVIQCVVDGDTDNIGEVVRKALETKDPMEVINALVKGMNEVSRLWDEGVYYLPQAILSSDAMLEGIEICEEKMGKAMVKKGVIITHTAEGDIHDLGQKIVNALLRANGYEVIDLGKDVPVDEVVAAVKQYKPAMLTGTALMTTTMTAFERISKRLTREGISLPFVCGGGAVSEEYVTSFDLGIWGKDASQAPLMAADAVSGKDWRQLREKWNG; this is translated from the coding sequence ATGTACTTCCTCGATGATTATTCCGGAATTTTTGTGCGCTACGACCTGAAGCGTGAACGGGGCGAGGCCAAGGCCGTAGCCGTTGAGGATGAAGCTTTGCAACAGGTTATCCAGTGCGTTGTTGACGGTGATACGGATAACATCGGTGAGGTAGTCAGGAAGGCGCTGGAAACCAAGGATCCCATGGAGGTCATTAATGCCCTGGTAAAAGGTATGAACGAAGTCAGCCGGCTGTGGGACGAGGGAGTGTATTATTTACCGCAGGCGATTCTTTCCTCCGATGCCATGCTTGAAGGCATAGAAATATGTGAAGAAAAAATGGGTAAAGCCATGGTGAAGAAAGGCGTCATCATTACGCACACAGCCGAAGGAGATATTCACGACCTGGGTCAGAAAATTGTCAATGCCCTGTTGCGCGCCAACGGGTACGAGGTGATCGACCTGGGCAAGGATGTGCCTGTTGACGAAGTTGTAGCAGCGGTAAAACAATACAAGCCCGCCATGCTGACCGGCACTGCGCTGATGACCACCACCATGACCGCTTTTGAAAGAATATCCAAGCGCCTGACCCGCGAAGGAATCAGCCTGCCCTTTGTCTGCGGCGGCGGGGCCGTTTCGGAGGAATACGTGACCAGCTTTGACCTGGGAATCTGGGGCAAAGATGCTTCCCAGGCACCGCTGATGGCTGCCGATGCTGTATCCGGTAAGGACTGGCGGCAACTGCGCGAAAAATGGAATGGATAG